Below is a window of Prosthecochloris sp. GSB1 DNA.
AACGTCGAGGGCCTTTTCCGCCCAGGGACTCTCCTCGAGCGCCTGCGACATCGGATGCACGGCAATCTTCCGGTCCTTTGCCTTGAGAAACATCCTCTCGAAACGGCGTCCGGCATCAAGCAGGGCAATGGGCGAATCGTCGCGCGAAGTGACGACGATCCAGCCGCCGCTTTCGGCCACCTGTTTTCGCGCGCGTTCGACCGAAGCATTCCTGAAATCCTTGCTCAGCACGTCACCCGTGCCGTAGAAATTCCTGACGTACCATCCGGCAAGACCGGTGATATCCATGCTCTCGGGCGTAAGACCGTTGCGATACCTGCGAGCGTCGGCATCGGACCAGCGGATCCACTTCGCCAGTTCTTCCTGCACGTTCTTTCTTGTCATCTGGCGCCGCATCGACTCGACTGCCGCGTTATCGAGCCAGACCGACTCCACTGAGGATGGACGATAATAGTAAAAGCCGTCGTCCCCTCCGACGATGAAGGAGAAGTCCTCGGCGTCTATGTCGTCGCTTTTGAAACCGGTACGCAGCGTGCGGCGTTCCAGAAGGCGCTCGAGCGGGTATTCACGCCGGACGGCATTCTGCAGTTCGAGCCGGACAAGCTCCTTGTCGAAGGGTGTACGGGCCAGAGGCTCGACAGCGATCCTGAATCCGAACGTCGCGGCCGCGGTGACGAGATTTTCCACGAAAGCGCCGATGGAAACGAGAGTCTCGCGATTTTGCGGATCGACCTCGGGCAGCCAGCGCTCACGCGAGGAGCTAACAACCCAGCGGTTCGCGCTTGCGATGGAGACCGTCCAGGGCTGGGTATTGTGGCTGCTTGGAGCGAAAGAAGCGTACCAGAGAATTTCGGCGCGCTCGGGGCCAATGGCGGAGGATATCCGGGCGTATCCCTCGCCTTTGGCGGTATCGTCACGTGTCATGCCGCCCCCGCAGGCGGCAAGGCCCGGCGGTACTGCAAGCAGAAATGCGCATTGCGCGGCGCGGACAAGGAATGTTCTTCGGGAAACAGCCATTGTTCAGAATGCTGGTTTAGCGCCTGCCATGACAGCCGGACGCCTCTGCGAACCGGCGCACACGTACTATTTGCATAATAAAAGATTACAGCGAAGAATAGAAATCACTCTTTCGGATTTCGCAGACCGTTTTCGGCCTCGACGCCCCGTAAAGCAACCGATAAACGGGCGTCCGGGCTTCGGCGAGTTTTTTTTAATCCGCACGTTTGCGAACAATGTGAATCCCCCCTTGTTTTTTTCTTGCCGGAAAGCAACATTGCTGTAACGACGCCTTTCGGAACCCCCGGAGAAACGGTTTCCATGCGAATCAAGGAATAATTTTGGCGAATTATTGGCGAATTTATAGCTTTAGTAAGAACACAGCTATTCACCATCGTTGTTCGAAACCTCCTCAAGCACAATGACATCAGCAACAACTCGTAACCTGTTCACCGATCTCGGCTTGTTTTTGGCTGTCTACAGCGCCATGGGCGTCATCTGGTGGAAAATCCGGAAAAAGAAATGATCCTGACCGTTCAGCGCATCCTGCCATGAAAACAAGGGAATTCGATCTTGGCGGAATCCGGTTCGCGTTCCACATTGAACCTGGTCAGAACGACCTGATCGTCGTCACGCTCTTTATCGACGGAGAAAAGGTTGAGGATTCAAGTACCGACATGCCCCAGGACGAGGTGGACGATTTCCTCGATCGTATGCAGCGCTCCATCGCCACGATGATATAGTGACAGCGGACGCATTCGCCTATCGTGAGGAGTACAGACAATCCAGCGATACAGGAACCGGCAACCATACGAAAAGCGCGCGCCGCGGACAAAGCATGGGCAGCGTAGCGGACATACCGTTCAACCGGCATCTCGACATCGGCTACGATGAGGAAACCGGGCATCTGCGCTTACCGGACGTTCCCGCGATGCGCAACCATTTCGGCACCGTGAGCTTCTGCGCCCAGTTCGCCCTTGCAGAAGCGGCCTCGGCGCAATACCTGTTCGACCGGCTCGGCATGAACCTCTCGACCGATCTGCCGACGTTGCGCTTCACCCGGCCGACAACCGGCGAATCCTCCTGCGAGCTGCTTTCCATGCGGCATGCGCCCGAAGAGTTCCGTAGCGTTGTCGATAAGAAGGGAAAAATTCTGACCACCGGTTACTTGTCGCGGTGATTGCCGAAAACGGTGTGAAAGCCCTCGAAGGAGCGTTCACCTGGCTGATTCTGCGTGCGAAGAACCGGGCCGAAAAATAAACCAGACCATGGTACCGTGGCTCACGAATTCGACGGAAAGAAATACGAAAAAGCGTCCTCGCACCAGCAGGAATGGGGCCGGATGCAGCTTGCCGGACTCGGCCTCAGGGGAGACGAAAAGGTTCTGGACCTGGGTTGCGGAGACGGCAGCCTGACCTCGCACATTGCAGAACTCCTGCCGGAAGGAGAGGTCACCGGCATCGACGCCTCACAGGGCATGATCGAGGCCGCTCGTCCGAAGGCCGGAGAGAACCTGCGTTTTCTGCTGCTCGATATCGACGATCTCGATTTCGTGGATACGTTCGACGTGGTCTTTTCCAATGCCGCCCTGCACTGGATGAAAAACCATGAAAAGTTGCTGCACAACGTCCGCCGTGCATTACGGCCGGGAGGACGCGTCCGGTTCAACTTCGCCGGCCACGGCAACTGCATGGCTTTCTTCCGGGTAATCAGGGAAGTCATGGCGATGGAGCGTTACCAGCCGGCTTTCTCCTCTTTCGAGTGGCCGTGGTACATGCCGTCGGTGGACGAGTATGCCGCCCTTGCCGGGTCAAGCGGACTGCAAAACCGGGAAGTATGGGGTGAAAACGCCGACCGCTACTTTCCCGACAGGGACACCATGATACGCTGGATCGACCAGCCGAGCCTCGTCCCCCTGCTGCCGTATGTAGCGGAAAACGAACGCCGGGCTTTCCGCGATGCTGTCGTCCAACGCATGATCGAAGAAACCCTGCAACCCGACGGCCGCTGTTTCGAAACCTTCCGGCGGATCAATCTGTCGGCGACAAAATAGCAGAGGGAAACAGAAGCTTCACGTGCGTCAGGAATGCACCGGCGCGAACCGATTCAGAAAAACATGAGAATCAGACTCTATCAGGTGGATGCGTTCGCGTCGCGGGTGTTCGAGGGCAACCCCGCTGCCGTGTGTCCGTTGAACGACTGGCCGGATGTCGGGACGCTTCAGTCCATAGCGGCCGAAAACAACCTCTCCGAAACGGCCTTCTTCGTGCCCTCCGGCGATGGTTTCGAACTGCGATGGTTCACGCCGGTCACGGAGGCCGATCTGTGCGGCCATGCAACCCTTGCAACGGCGCACGTCATTTTCAATATCCTCGACTACGCTCGCCCGGCAATCCTTTTCGAAACGCGAAGCGGCAAGCTCAACGTGGCGAAAACAGACGGCAATCTCCTGCAGATGGATTTTCCCGCCCTGCCGCCCCGGCCCTGCGACTGCCCGGAAATCCTCGCCGCCGGGCTCGGCCACCCGCCGGTCGAGGTTCTGGCCGCCGACGATTATGTTGCGGTATTCGAGAACGAAGAGACGGTCCGGAACATTTCGCCCGATCAATCGCTCCTGCTGCGGCTCGATCTGCGCGGGGTCATCGTCACCGCACCAGGTCGCGACGTCGATTTCGTCAGCCGCTTTTTCGCGCCGAAGTACGGTATTGCGGAGGACCCGGTCACGGGGTCGGCGCATTGCGAACTCGCTCCCTACTGGGCGAAGCAGCTGGGAAAACAGAGGCTGGAAGCACAACAGGTTTCACAACGCGGCGGGCGTATCGTCTGCGAGGTACAGGCAGACCGTGTGCTGCTCTCAGGCAAGGCTGTCACGTTCATGGAAGGCGAGATCACGGTGTGAGCGATGGCTTCGAGACGCCCGAGGGGAAATGCTGTTTTTTACCTCTCCGGGAACGGACTGTCTCTCGCAATAGCCGCCTCCCGAAGCCTGCTATCTGCTATATTGAAGACTATCGGTTCTGCTACAGTAGAAAGATTGCACCATGGACTTATCAGCCCTGACGTTGAAGCTCGATCATGAGTTCCGCATTGCGGAGAACGCGGAAGATCTTGTGGAATGGGCGGTAACCGATTTGAACCGCCCCCATGTCGGTCCGGCGTTCCTCGAAGGACGGACAGGGCTCATGCTGCAGGGTGACGACACCGTTCAAAAGGCGTATACTGCGGTTTTTGTCTCGGACACCGTTGTGGAAAAAATACTCCGGCAAAGGAATTGCCTGCTGTTCACCCATCACCACTTCAATTACTACGAAGACGAAAAGGGGTTTCAGCCTATTTCTCCTGAAACAATGGAAGCACTCCGCCGGGCAGGACATTCGATCTATGTGGCACACGCCCCACTGGACACGCATGCACGGTACGGCACCTCGATTGCGTTGGCACGACTGACCGACATTGCCGTCGAATACCTGTTTTACGACTACTTCGGAGCACCGACCGCACTTGTCGGACGCGTGGGAAAAACCGGATTTCAGGACTTCGCGTCCATTGTGTGCAGGAAACTGCAACGACCTCGCCTGACCCTTCAGCAGCACAGGCCTGCGGTCGAAAAAGTAGCCGTGGCCGCCGGCGGCGGAGGTCTTCCCGATCTGCTGCAATACGCTTACAATGCCGGATGCGATACCCTGTTGACAGGAACGGTCGAAAACCGGTGGACCGCCCCCTTGTTTCAGGAATTGAACAGGGAGTTCCATGAACTGAACGCCCGACTACGACTCAATCTTGTCGGCGGCACGCATTTCGGAACCGAGAGACCGGCCATGCTCGCCGTAACCGAACTGTTCGAGACCTGGGGCATCAACAGCGAGTACTGCGAGGACGAACTCCTGTTGCAAGCCGGGTAGCAGGAAAAACAACCCGTCCTGAAAAGCGATCGGAAAACGGTAAAAGATGCAATACGTTCATGGCTACCATCGGCGGGAACAGACCCGCCTGCAGGATCAGGCCTCGACACTGGTCGAACTCCTGCACTCCGATACCGTGTACCCTTACGGAAGCAGGGTTCTCGAAGCCGGGTGCGGCGTGGGTGCGCAAACCGTGACCCTGGCCGGAAGAAATCCGGGTGCGACTATCACCTCGGTCGATATTTCCGCCGACTCGATTGTCGAAGCAAGGGAAAAAATCCGGGAAGCCGGATATACCAATGTAGCGTTCGAACAGGCCGATATTTTTCATCTGCCGTTCGAACCTGAATCGTTCGATCACATTTTTGTCTGTTTTGTCCTCGAACACCTTGCACAACCGGTCGAAGCGCTTCAAAGGCTCGGGACTTTTCTCAAAGCAGGCGGCACGATCACGGTTGTCGAAGGAGACCACGGATCGACATATTTTCATCCGGACAACGAATCCGCGCACAAGGCTATACGATGCCAGGTCGAATTGCAAAAAAGGGCGGGAGGCAACGCGAACATCGGCCGGGAACTCTATCCCCTCCTGCAGGAGGCCGGATTCAGTTCCACCAGGGTATCTCCCCGTCA
It encodes the following:
- a CDS encoding class I SAM-dependent methyltransferase, whose product is MAHEFDGKKYEKASSHQQEWGRMQLAGLGLRGDEKVLDLGCGDGSLTSHIAELLPEGEVTGIDASQGMIEAARPKAGENLRFLLLDIDDLDFVDTFDVVFSNAALHWMKNHEKLLHNVRRALRPGGRVRFNFAGHGNCMAFFRVIREVMAMERYQPAFSSFEWPWYMPSVDEYAALAGSSGLQNREVWGENADRYFPDRDTMIRWIDQPSLVPLLPYVAENERRAFRDAVVQRMIEETLQPDGRCFETFRRINLSATK
- a CDS encoding Acg family FMN-binding oxidoreductase, with translation MAVSRRTFLVRAAQCAFLLAVPPGLAACGGGMTRDDTAKGEGYARISSAIGPERAEILWYASFAPSSHNTQPWTVSIASANRWVVSSSRERWLPEVDPQNRETLVSIGAFVENLVTAAATFGFRIAVEPLARTPFDKELVRLELQNAVRREYPLERLLERRTLRTGFKSDDIDAEDFSFIVGGDDGFYYYRPSSVESVWLDNAAVESMRRQMTRKNVQEELAKWIRWSDADARRYRNGLTPESMDITGLAGWYVRNFYGTGDVLSKDFRNASVERARKQVAESGGWIVVTSRDDSPIALLDAGRRFERMFLKAKDRKIAVHPMSQALEESPWAEKALDVLSLSGKPQLLLRVGYMRDYPGPVSLRMPVSETTIL
- a CDS encoding Nif3-like dinuclear metal center hexameric protein is translated as MDLSALTLKLDHEFRIAENAEDLVEWAVTDLNRPHVGPAFLEGRTGLMLQGDDTVQKAYTAVFVSDTVVEKILRQRNCLLFTHHHFNYYEDEKGFQPISPETMEALRRAGHSIYVAHAPLDTHARYGTSIALARLTDIAVEYLFYDYFGAPTALVGRVGKTGFQDFASIVCRKLQRPRLTLQQHRPAVEKVAVAAGGGGLPDLLQYAYNAGCDTLLTGTVENRWTAPLFQELNREFHELNARLRLNLVGGTHFGTERPAMLAVTELFETWGINSEYCEDELLLQAG
- a CDS encoding methyltransferase domain-containing protein, yielding MQYVHGYHRREQTRLQDQASTLVELLHSDTVYPYGSRVLEAGCGVGAQTVTLAGRNPGATITSVDISADSIVEAREKIREAGYTNVAFEQADIFHLPFEPESFDHIFVCFVLEHLAQPVEALQRLGTFLKAGGTITVVEGDHGSTYFHPDNESAHKAIRCQVELQKRAGGNANIGRELYPLLQEAGFSSTRVSPRQVYVDAGRPELVDGFIKNTFTAMIEGVRQSSIDAGLIDRADFDEGIAGLYRTAENDGVFCYTFFKAVAVKR
- a CDS encoding PhzF family phenazine biosynthesis protein produces the protein MRIRLYQVDAFASRVFEGNPAAVCPLNDWPDVGTLQSIAAENNLSETAFFVPSGDGFELRWFTPVTEADLCGHATLATAHVIFNILDYARPAILFETRSGKLNVAKTDGNLLQMDFPALPPRPCDCPEILAAGLGHPPVEVLAADDYVAVFENEETVRNISPDQSLLLRLDLRGVIVTAPGRDVDFVSRFFAPKYGIAEDPVTGSAHCELAPYWAKQLGKQRLEAQQVSQRGGRIVCEVQADRVLLSGKAVTFMEGEITV